The region GGGTTTAGATCTAGAATGAGATCAGCTAGCGGAAGAAGAGTTTTGGCAAGAAGACGAAATAAGGGTCGAGAAAGACTTACTGTTTAATTAGATTTGGAATTTATCAGTCTAAAAAAAAAATCAGAATTTATTGAATTAAAAAAATTCGGTAAAAAAATTAATTATAGATTTGTTTCAATTACATTTCTTGAAAACCAAGATGATTTTAGATTGGGATTTCAAATAACAAAAAAATCTGGTAATGCAGTTTTTAGAAATAAAATCAAAAGACAGATAAAAAATCTGATAAATGAAATATTTTCTAACCAATTGGAAATTCCAATGAATAAAGGTTTTTGGTTGCTAATTTACGTAAATCCAAAGATAGATAAATTCCAATATTCTGAATATAAATCTTTTTTTAGAAAGAAATTTGATTTATAGGAAAAAAAATTGAATGAAATAAAATTATTTTCACTCAAAATTGATATGATTATGAAAAAATCATCTAATGCTTTTTTATCATTTTATAAATATGCAATATCCCCATACCTCATGAGTCAATGCTGCTACGCTATATCTTGCTCCGAATACTCAAAATTTATAATTAATGAAAAAGGATTTATTTTAGGGCTAATTTACTCTTTTATTAGATTATCTAAGTGTACCTTATTACCTTTTAGAAAATTTATATTCATTAATAAAAAAATTAAGCTTTTATTATTCGTTTTTACTTTCTTTACTTTTGTCTCTTGTACGAATTTTGAACATCAAGGTGGTTGGTCTGATGTAATACTAGATCCTGACAATAAAAGTTTTTTTGTTACATCTAATAAAGGTAAGGTATTTAACATAGTTTCGAATGATGGTATTCCGAGAATAAACTGGTCTTACCCTGAAGAAGAAAAAGGAACTTCATACTCAAATCCTATTTTATATAAAAATTCTATATTAAGTGCAAAATTTGATTGCAGGGGTAAAAATTGTGAGGGGGAAGTTTTCGAAATAAGAAAATCAGATGGCCAGGTTATTTGGAATAAAAATATACCATCCAAAATAAACCCAAAGCTTCAAATATTTAATGATATTTTGATTTTCTCAACCCTTGAAAAGCAAAATAGTGTAGAGGATCCAAAATCAAGTAATATTTACCTTATTTCTCTTAGAGATGACGATACAAAAGGAGAAGTTGTAGGCAAAATACCTGTTATTGGTGAAATTTGGAATGGAGTCTACCTAAATAATGAAAAAATTTTTGCTGCAACATTAGAAGGATCCCTACATATTTTTGATGCTAATAAGTTCGGAGATTTTTCAAATAACTCTTTAGATGAAATTTCAATAGATAAGGTTAATTTCCCCTATGCAATAAACTCTCCATTATTCTTTTTAGAAAATCGAATAATGTTTTCTGATACATCAGGTATGTTTTATTCTGCAGATATAAATAACCTTCAAAATTTTAATCAAATAGATTTAGAAAACTGGATGATTTCTAAGCCCTTATTTAATGATTCCAAAATTTATGTGTTTACTCTCAATGGAGATATAATTACAATTCATCCTGATAAATTTGAAATTATAGAAACATTTAATACGGATAAAGTTATTGTAGGAGATCCTAAAATCCTAAAACTCGATACTGATGAATATATACTTTTACCCACTGAAAAAGAAGGTATTGAGATTATTAATATTAATGAATTTGATAAAGGTAATAGCGTAGGTAGGTATTCTACTGAAGAAAAATTGTATAGCTCTCCATTAATCTTTGAAAATAATTTGATAATTCATACCCAAGAAAGTAAATTATTATTTTTTAAGGTTAAAACAAGAGATATGTACTATTGCCTTAATTTAAATGAAGAAAAGATATGTAACTAATTATGAATATTTTTAGTTTATTTTGGACAAACATAATAATGAAGCCTATGATAAATAGTCTTTCTATTCTCTATGATTTATTAGGCAATAATTTAGGTCTTTCTATTATAAGCTTTACTGTTATTGTAAGATTTATTCTTATTCCACTTACTATCAGGCAAACAAAACAGATGAAAAGGATGCAGGATCTTCAACCACAGCTTCAGGCTATTCAAAAGAAGTATAAAAATAAAACTCCACAAACTAGACAAAAGCTACAGCAGGAAACTATGGCTCTATATAAAGAGGCAGGAGTAAATCCTATTGGTTGCTTAGGTCCACTAGTAATACAAATGCCTATTTGGATTGGTCTCTATAGAGCAATTCTCAAGAGTGCTCCTTCATCTCCTGAAGGATTTGTAGATCTTTCTAAATATTTTTATTCTTGGAACTCATCAATTTCTAAGATACCTTTTAACAGTAATTTTATTGGAATTGATCTTGTAGATTTTGTTCAATTTGCACCCACTCCATGGCAGTTTGCACTTCCTTTGATTGTTGGATTATCAATGTTCATACAGCAAAAATTTACTACAGCACCCACAACTGATCCCAGGCAACATCAGACCCAACAAATGATGCTTTGGATGATGCCTATCATGTTCGCAGTATTTACATGGCAATTTCCTGCTGGTTTAGCAGTATATATATTTTTTTCTAATTTAGTTGGTATAGCGATACAGTACTTTGTAGGAGGTAAACAACCATTAATGCTTTTTGGTAGGCTTTATTTCGGTACTACAGAATCTAGAGAAATATATTTAGAAAAATTAAGTGCACAAAAAGAAAGTAAAAATACAGAAGTTAATAATTTAAATAAGGAGGAAACTAATGAATCCACGAATATTCAAAGGGAAGACAGTAGAAGAAGCAACAGAAGAAGCTCTAAAAACTCTAAAAAAAGATCTAGAAGATCTAGAAATTAAAATAATAGATACTGGAAGAAATGGTATTCTTGGGCTTGGAGGGCAACCAGCTGAAATCGAAGTATATATTATTGGTGAACCAATTGATAACTTGGGTGAAGAGATCGAGACAAATAAGAAAAAATCTCCTATCAAGCCACTTAAAAAGAAAAAAACAACAAGAAAAAATAAATCTAGCTCAAGTTCTACTACTATTACAAAGCCTAGCCCTAAGATTAAAAATGAAAATAAGAATTATCCAACTGAAAAAGATCCAGAACTAGAAAAAGCTGTTGGAAAAATACTAAGCAACTTAATCAAGTCTGCTAACTTAGAAGCAGATGTTTATGTTAGAGATGAAATGGAAGAAGGCTCTATCGTTTTCGAACTAGAAGGTAAAGACTCTGGCCTAATTATAGGAAGAAGAGGAGAAACTCTTTCATCAATTGAATATCTTGTAAGACTCATTGCTAGTAAAAATCTTGATAAAAGAGCAAATGTAATGATTGATGTTGAGGACTATAAATTAAGAAGAAAAGAAAAATTAGTAGGTATAGCAAAAAGAACTGCTGAAAAAGTTCTAAAAACTGGAAAAAGAATTAGCTTAGAACCTATGTCAGCCTCTGACAGAAGAATAATCCACGTTACTTTAGCTGATAATTCTAATGTTAGTACTCAAAGTAGAGGAGAAGGCTTGCAAAGAAAAGTTGTAATTAATCCATCAGAAAACTAAAAGGTGATCAGCTCATTAGTTATAGGGAATACCTCTATTGATATACTCAACGATTCAACGGAACAACTTGGCGGATCAGTTGCTTATATTTCAAATCTACTAGTGAAAGCTGATCAAAATGTTACTGTTATATCATCTTTTGGTAGAGATTATCCGACAGAAATTTTTGATCCAAGTATAAAATCTATTTTTTCTTTATCTAAGGTAACCACAAAGTTTAAGGTTAGTTATAAAGATTTACTAAGAGAAATGAGTCTAGTAAGTAGAGCTGATCATTTAGACTTAAGGTTTTTAAAAAGAAAAAAAATTCATGATGACGTTATCTTTTTTGTTCCAATTCTAGATGAAATAAATATTTTAGATACCAAAGATATTTTAAGAAATAATAAAGATGTGTTTTCCGCATCTATCCCTCAAGGATGGATTAGAAATTTCAATCAAAGAAAAATAAAAATTGATTTTTCCTTATTATCAGAATTTCCATTTTTTGACCTAATCTTTTTTTCTCATGAAGAAATCACTTCAGCTAAGATTGACCTATCCATATTATTAAAATTATCAAAAATATTGGTTATAACCCATGGTGATAAGGGTTCTACAATTTTTTCATCCAATAAAACTATAAATATTCCTGCACATAAAGCTAAAGTAATTGATTCTATAGGAGCAGGAGATGTATACGCAGGAATATTTATAGATGTTTATCTCAAGACTAAAAATTTAGAAAAAGCAGGAAAAGCTGCATCTAAAATTTCTTCTAAAAGTACTGAAATTTCGGGTTTAGAAGGTCTTAAAAATTATTTAAAAATTTAATTCAGACGCTGCTGTCATAGTTGTTAGATAAAAAATTACTGAAGCTATAATGTGCTTATCTTTTATGATTACCTCTTCAGGAGACTCTCCCAAATTACCTTGAGATGTAACTTTATAATATCTATAAATTCCATATGAAAAAAAGATGGAAGTTATTAGAAATAAAAAGTTTCTTTGATTACTTAAGATTTCTGAAAAGCAATATATTGCATAAACTAAAATATTTAGTATTAAAACTAAATAAATTACTCTAGGGACATATTTCTTTGAATAAAAAACTCGAATATCACTATACCTAACATTTTTATAATGCTTTGATTCAGAAAATCTTTTTATTAAAATTATTAATAAAGATGCTAAAAAAGTTAATATATATAGCCAAATAGATATGTCAAAATTAATTGATAATGTTCCTACTATCATTCTAGTAATATAAAAAATACTGATGCAAAGTATGTCTAAAGCAGGAATACTCTTAATTAATCTTGAGTAAGAAAAACTTAAGATTATGTAAAAAAATATCATATAAATTATTTTAGAATCTACAAGATATGCACAAGCAATACTTATCAAGAAAAGAATTATTATGAAAATAACTATTTCTAGAATACTAATTAATCCTAAAGAGATCGGCCTATTTTTTTTAATGGGATGATTTTTGTCATATTCTCTATCCATCAAATCATTTACTTGATATCCAATAATTGATGCGCAACAAAAAGATATGAATGCTAGAAAATTATTAGTAATAAGTGTAATATTTTCATCAAAACTTAGAATTCTCCATTTTTCTAATGTAAAGAAAAAAGGTACAAAAATTATAAAATTCTTAAGTACTTGTTTTGGTCTAGAAGATTTAATAAATTTTTTCATAGTTAGTTAATTATTTATATTTTTTATATAAATCAAATATAATTCAACGATTATATTAAAAAGCTTAAAAACCTATTAGATATCTACTTTATAAATAAGTTCTATGATGCAAACATTAAGTTACTTGCATTATAAACAGCAAAGAAAATCAATGGCCATTGAATCTCTAAACGAAGAGTGTGGGGTTTTTGGGATAATAAGTCCTAAAGAACAAGTTGCAGAATCTATTTACCTAGGTCTTTTTGCTCTACAACATAGAGGTCAAGAAAGTGCAGGAATTGCTACTTCAGACGGATCTAAATTATTCAAAAAAACAGATACAGGTCTTATAGCAAATGTATTTAAAAATATTCATGCATCAAACCTAAAGGGTAGTTTAGGTATTGGGCACACTAGATATTCAACTACAGGTAGTGATTCAAAAAAAAATGCTCAACCCTTAATTGTTAGGGGTATTAATGGAGAAATTGCACTCGGGCATAATGGTAATTTAGTCAATACAGAAGAACTAAAAGAAAAGTTTTTATCAGAATTTCAAATTGATTATAAGACAACTGCTGACTCAGAAGTTATTGCACATATGTATGCTAATTCATTAGGAAAAGATTGGTTTGATAGATCAAATTATTGTATGAGATATATTAAGGGTGCCTTTTCTATACTTATTATGACAAAAGATGAATTAATCGGAGCAAGAGATCCATTGGGTATCAGGCCATTGTGCCTAGGTAAAAAAGAAGGTTCATGGATCCTTTCATCTGAATCATCAGCCTTGTCTCATATAGGAGCAGATTTTGTAAGAGAAATTGATAATGGAGAAACAGTAGTAATAAATAAAGATGGTATCCAGTCTTCTAAGTATAATTCTAGGTCAAATGATCATAAGATGTGTATTTTTGAACAAATTTATTTTTCAAGACCTGACTCCATAATTGATGGGCAATTAGCTTATGAATCTAGAGTTAAGATGGGAGAAAGCTTAGCAAAAGAACATTCAGTTGATGCTGATATAGTAGTTGGAGTTCCCGATTCAGCAATTCCTGCAGCCATAGGGTATTCAAATGAAAGTAAAATCCCTTACACAGAAGGATTAATTAGAAATAGATATGTCGGTAGAACTTTCATATCACCTAATCAAAAATTGAGAGAGCTTGGGGTTAAGACAAAATTTAATGTTCTAGATCAAGTAGTTTAGGATAAAAAAATAATCCTAATTGATGACTCTATTGTCAGAGGTACAACTACTACTAGGGTTATAGAAATGATAAGAGATGCTGGAGCCAAAGAAGTTCATATGAGAGTTTCTTCTCCCCCTATAACTTCTCCGTGTTATTTTGGAGTTGACATGGCTACAACATCTGAATTATTAGCTAACCAATTTAGTATAGATGATATAAGAAAAATAATTGGTGCAGACTCTTTAGGATTTCTAAGTTTAGAAGCCTTGATAACATCTGTCAATTCAAATAAAAATAGCTATTGTAAAGCTTGCTTTACAGGTGACTACCCAATGCCTGTTCAGTTAGATTTTGATAAATTTCATTTAGAGAAAATAAAAGAAAAAAATTAGAAATGAATTCAAATTTTAGTTATAAAAAAGCTGGTGTAGATTTAGATAAATCAGATTTGATAAAAGATAAATTAGTTAATAATGTTAGCTCTACTCATAATAAAAATGTTATAAAGAATAATGATGGATTTGGAGGATTATTCTTAACAGATAATTTGCCAAAAGATTCTATATTAGTATCAACAACAGATTCAGTGGGAACAAAAGTCAAGATTTCTGGGAAAATGGGCCTACATAAAAATTTAGGAGTTGATATCGTAAATCATTGTATAAATGATTTGATCCCTCAGGGAGCAATACCTTTATATTTTCTTGATTATTTAGCTTTTGGTAAGTTAGATGAAAAAGTAGTATTAGAAATTGTTGAGGGTATATCAGAAGCATGTTCGAAAATTAATTGTGCAGTAATAGGTGGAGAAACAGCAACTTTGCCTGGTGTATACACTGAATATGACTATGATGTAGTTGGCTTTATGGTAGGTTCGGTTACAAAAAATAATCTTAAGTCTAAAGAAAGAGTAAAAGAAGGATTCAAGCTTATAGGAATGCCTTCAAGTGGCCTTCATACAAATGGATTCTCTTTAGTTAGATCAATTTTTGATACTGACTCAAGTATAAAAAACTTATCTCAAAAAGTTCCTAATGAAGAAAGAAATTTAGGAGAATTATTAGCTGAACCTCATAGAGAATATTTGTCAGATATTTTTACATTTATTAATGATATTGAAGCTATTTCTCATATAACAGGAGGGGGCCTTTATAAAAATCTTCCTAGAGTTTTTCCTAATAATCTACAAGCTAAAATTTCTAAGAATTCATGGAATATTCCTAATCTTTTCAAGTATATTCAACAAAAAGGGAACCTAAATGAGAAAGAAATGTTTGAAGTTTTTAATATGGGTGTAGGATTAGTTCTAATAGTAGATCCTAATAATTCTCAGAATATAATAGATCAGTGCAAGGATTCTTGGTTATTAGGTGAATTAGTTCCAAAAAATATAAATGAAGAAAGTGTAGTCATAGAATAATTCAGGTATGAAATGAGAGCATTAATTAGTGTTTATGACAAAACTGGTTTAGATAAAATATGCAAGGTATTGACTTCCTTAAATTATGAAATTTTTTCAACTGGTGGTACGTTAAATCATATTAAAAATTTGCATATAAAAGCTCAATCTATATCAGAAATAACTGAATTTGATGAAATCTTAGACGGCAGAGTTAAGACTCTTCACCCAAAGATATACGGTGGAATTCTAGCAAATATATCTAATTCAAAACATCTTGAAGAATTAAGGAAATATAAAATTGAACCTTTTGATGTAATAATAAATAACTTATATCCTTTTGAAAGAGTTATTGAGGATCCAAATTCTTCAGAAGATGAAATAATAGAAAATATCGATATAGGAGGGCCTTCTATGCTTAGGGCTGCAGCAAAAAATTTTCATAGAGTATCTGTTCTTGTAGATCCTAATGACTATAAATGGTTTGCAGAGAAGTTGGTTTCTAAAACATTATCATTGCAAGATAGAAAAAAACTTGCATTCAAAGTATTCGATAGAACTTCTAAGTATGATGCAAATATTTCTCGATATCTAAACTCTAATTTTGATGAGAAAGATATTCCGGAAATATTAAAAATTTCTCAAAATAAATTATTTAATTTAAGATATGGAGAAAATCCTCATCAAAAATCAGGAATTTACTCTAATACTAATGAAGGAGTTGCTAATTCAAAACTATTACACGGTAAAGCAATGTCCTACTTGAATTTTCTAGATGCAGATGCAGCATTTTCTTCAGCTAATTTTTTTTCTGATCATACTGTAAGCATAATAAAACATACTAATGCTTGTGGTTTATCGTCAAATAATGATCAGTTAACTGCTTATCAAAATGCGCTAAAAGGTGATCCTATATCAGCATTTGGAGGAATAATAGGATTTAATACGGAAGTTCAACCAGATACTGCTAAAGAGATATCTAAAACTTTTTATGATGTTGTAATTGCTCCATCATATTCTGATCAAGCTTTTTTGATTTTGAGTAAGAAAAAAAATATTAGATTACTTTTGTCTAAATTTTCTAAAGAAAAATATGAATATAGAACTATTAATGGTGGTATCTTATTTCAAGAAAAAGATAACCAAATAGAAAAAGTAAGCGATTGGGATTTTGTAACAAAATCAAAGCCCAATATAGATTTATATGACGATCTTCTTTTTGCTTGGAATGCTACAAAATTTGTTAAGTCTAATGCAATTGTAATTGCTGAAGGAAAATCTATTTTAGGTATTGGGTCTGGTCAACCTAATAGAATCAATAGTGTTAACCTTGCGCTATCAAGAGCTAAGCAATTGTTGACTGAAAAATCAATTTTAGCTTCAGATGCATTCTTCCCTTTTCCTGACAGTATTGATATAGCATATGAACATAATATTAAGACGATTTTGCAACCAGGAGGTTCGTTGAAGGATAATGAAGTTATTCAAAGGGCAAATCAGTATGGAATTTCTATGATATTTACTAATAAAAGGCATTTTTCCCATTAATGATGAATGTTGAACTCATTTTCCCAGTTTTAAACGAGGCCAATTCCTTAAGAGCCCAATTAGAAAAAGTTAGAGGTTTCGTTTCAAAAAATCTTCAATATTCATTCAATATAACTGTAGTTGACAATGGATCTACTGATGAAACAAAATTGGTTATAAAAAAAATGATTAAAGAAAAAATTGTAGATAAATATATACATTTATCTGAAAGAGGTAGAGGAAGAGCTATTAAGACTGCAATAGATAAATCAAAAAGTGACATAGTCGCATACATGGATATAGATTTATCTACGGATCTAAAGTTTTTGATCCCACTTATAGACTCTATATACAAGTATGGATATGATATATCTATTGGATCCAGATTATCAAAAGGTTCAAAAGTTATTGGTAGAAAAATGATTAGAGAAATTACTTCTAGATCATATAACTTTATTATTAAGTTATTCTTTCCTTTTAGTGGGATAGATGATATGCAATGTGGATTTAAGGCCTTTAAGAGGACTAGAATAAATCAGATAATTAATAATGTTTCTAATAATAAATGGTTTTTTGATACTGAATTGATTATTATGGCGAGGAGTGAAAATCTAAAAATTGATCAAATACCAGTAGTTTGGGTGGATGATCCAAATACTAGTGTAAATATACTTACAACTGCTATTGAAGATTTAATTGGATTGATAAAGCTTAGATTAAAATTATTCAAAAAAATAGTATAATTATAAACCTATGACAAATAATGAAAAGATACCAATAAATAGATCTCTTATAGTTGGAGATACTTCTGAAGTTTATCATCACCGAACACTAAATATTTTGAGAAATGAAGGTTTAAACCCATTCGTGACTTATGAAATTGAAGCAATGTCAGAAGGAGTAGTTTGTGGTATAAATCAAATTATTGATTTGCTAGAGAATGTACTTCCTGAAGCTGATAGAGAACTATGGGCATTACAAGAAGGCAATGAAGTCTCTAAAGGCGAAGTTGTAATAAGAATTAGATCGAGATTTGCTAATTTTGGTCTTTATGAAACTTCAATGTTAGGTACATTAACTTCGTGTAGCTCTTGGGCTACTGCCGCTCATAATTGTGTTGTTGCGGCATCAGGTATACCTGTTGTAAGTTTTGCTTCAAGATCTGTTCATCCATCAGTTGCAGGCCAAGTTGATTATTCTGCATATATTGGAGGATGTTCTGCAGTGAGCTCAATTATTGGTGGTAAATTAACTAATACTACTCCCTCAGGAACTATGTCTCATTCACTAGTCCTTATAATGGGAGAAACAGTCAGAGCTGCACTAGCATTCGACAGACACATGGAGAAAAATGTACCGAGAGTTGTGTTAATTGATACCTTCAAAGATGAGGTAGAAGAGGCTATTCAAGTAGGTAAGGCCTTAAAAGAATCTCTGAGAGGTATTCGTATAGAAACTCCTCCTGAAAGAGGAGGTATTACTCCAAGTTTAGTTGAAGAAATATCTCTAAAACTTAAGGGTGAAAATATTGATAGAGCAGAAATTTATGTAAGTGGAGACTTATCTCCTGAAGATATATCTAAATATGTTGAAGAAAAATCGCCTGTCTCAGGTTTTGCGATAGATAATTACATAGCTAGAGGTTCTAATATTAAATTTAGAGCTGATATTAAGAATATTGATGGAAATGACATAGCTAGGCGAGGGAGAAAACCAGGAATAAATGTTTCTTCAAGGTTAAATAGAATTTTTTAGTAAAGATAACTCTAATACTTTTTTATCTTTCTTTTGGACATATGAATCAATTGATTGTCTAACTCCAATAATCCATAAAATCTGTTTTTCGGTGCAAAGTAAAAGCACATTTTCTTTCTTTTTTTTATTATTTGAAATGATTTTTTTTACTCTACTTGAAAATGCCATGTCTTTAGATTGATGCAACCTGTCTCCGTCTCTTTTTGATCTGATATATAAATTTTTATTAATAAATTTTTCACTTATAAATATTTTATTTTCATTATTTATAATCAGATTTGATGGAGTATTTATTATTTTAGAAACTAATGTTATTTGTTCATTAATTCTTGCTTTACCAGGCATTTTTATTTTTAACTTGAAATCCTCTTGTTTCCTCTTATTCTTAAGGTTTTCAAGAATAAAATAACCATCTTTTTCATTTAAAATAATATCACCAGGTAAATTCTCAGATTTTGATTTTCCTAATAGCACATCTTCAATCATTTGATGGTGATCATAAGAAAAAAAATATCCTTTTTCAGAATTTTTTAAATTATTTAATCTATCTAAAATAATTGCTTTTGCTTGGGCTAAGTTCATTCCTTCAAATTCATTATTATAAAGAATTTTATTACTTGATTCTTTATCAATTATTTTAGATAAATTATTAATCGACTTTCTTATGTTAGGATTAATTTTTTCCAGTTCTGGAATAATCTTGTTTCTAATTAAGTTTCTTGAATAAAAATTTGATTTATTCGACCTATCCAATCTAAACTTAATTTTTTTTTCTTTACATAATTTTTCTATTTCTTTTTTTTGAATATCAATCAAAGGCCGAAAAAGAGTAATTCTTTTTTTATTTCTTTGAATTATTTTTTTGCTTCTTATTCCTTTTAATCCATTAATATTTGTTCCTCTAGTAATATTCAAAAGAATAGTTTCAATGTGGTCATCTTGATTATGACCTAAGAAAATATAACTAGTATCTAATTTCCTAGATAGATCAAAAAACTTTTGAATTCTATAATTTCTTGCCTTTTCTTGAATTCCTGACTTATGAGAACTCAAGTCAAATTCAAATTTAAGTAGTCTTAAGTTTAATTTTTTACAACTTTCAATTACCATTAGTTCATCATTATCAGAATCTGTTCCTCTTAATTTGAAATTTATATGGCAAACAATTATATTTTCTTTAGCATTCTTGATTTTTTGGTAAAGTATATTTAATAATAATGTTGAATCGGGTCCACCTGAACATCCAACTATTATTTTCTTTTTCCCTGCAAGAACATTATTAGGAATTCTTTTATATATAAGATAATCTGAACTATGTTTTAACATTTTTCTTAATAAAGTTTGAAGGAACTCTAATTTGAACCTTGATTATTTTATTTTTATCAATTTCTGAAATTGTAAATCTTGATCCATTAAAATTTGTCCTAGCATCCTTTTCTGGAATTGTTTGTAATCTATCTATTATAAATCCACCTAAAGTTTCATATCTTCCTTCAGGAATATCTAATTTAATTTCATCATTTATTTCGTCAATAGATATTCCTCCGTCAGCAAGAAATGTATCATTTCCTACTTTTACTATTTTTTTTACTGGTGATTCACCTTCTTCTCCAATTTCTCCTACTATTTTCTCAATACATCTAGATAATGTTAATAATCCTGAAATATCTCCGAATTCATCTATTGCTAGTGTCATCTTATTTCCGCTATTTTGAAATTCTTCTAATAGATCATCTAAGATTTTCATTTCTGGAGAAAACATTACTTCTCTCATAATCAAATTTACGGGTTTAGATTTGTCAGATTTTTCATCTGATAGATATACCATCACATCTT is a window of Dehalococcoidia bacterium DNA encoding:
- the purH gene encoding bifunctional phosphoribosylaminoimidazolecarboxamide formyltransferase/IMP cyclohydrolase; its protein translation is MRALISVYDKTGLDKICKVLTSLNYEIFSTGGTLNHIKNLHIKAQSISEITEFDEILDGRVKTLHPKIYGGILANISNSKHLEELRKYKIEPFDVIINNLYPFERVIEDPNSSEDEIIENIDIGGPSMLRAAAKNFHRVSVLVDPNDYKWFAEKLVSKTLSLQDRKKLAFKVFDRTSKYDANISRYLNSNFDEKDIPEILKISQNKLFNLRYGENPHQKSGIYSNTNEGVANSKLLHGKAMSYLNFLDADAAFSSANFFSDHTVSIIKHTNACGLSSNNDQLTAYQNALKGDPISAFGGIIGFNTEVQPDTAKEISKTFYDVVIAPSYSDQAFLILSKKKNIRLLLSKFSKEKYEYRTINGGILFQEKDNQIEKVSDWDFVTKSKPNIDLYDDLLFAWNATKFVKSNAIVIAEGKSILGIGSGQPNRINSVNLALSRAKQLLTEKSILASDAFFPFPDSIDIAYEHNIKTILQPGGSLKDNEVIQRANQYGISMIFTNKRHFSH
- a CDS encoding glycosyltransferase: MMNVELIFPVLNEANSLRAQLEKVRGFVSKNLQYSFNITVVDNGSTDETKLVIKKMIKEKIVDKYIHLSERGRGRAIKTAIDKSKSDIVAYMDIDLSTDLKFLIPLIDSIYKYGYDISIGSRLSKGSKVIGRKMIREITSRSYNFIIKLFFPFSGIDDMQCGFKAFKRTRINQIINNVSNNKWFFDTELIIMARSENLKIDQIPVVWVDDPNTSVNILTTAIEDLIGLIKLRLKLFKKIV
- the tilS gene encoding tRNA lysidine(34) synthetase TilS yields the protein MLKHSSDYLIYKRIPNNVLAGKKKIIVGCSGGPDSTLLLNILYQKIKNAKENIIVCHINFKLRGTDSDNDELMVIESCKKLNLRLLKFEFDLSSHKSGIQEKARNYRIQKFFDLSRKLDTSYIFLGHNQDDHIETILLNITRGTNINGLKGIRSKKIIQRNKKRITLFRPLIDIQKKEIEKLCKEKKIKFRLDRSNKSNFYSRNLIRNKIIPELEKINPNIRKSINNLSKIIDKESSNKILYNNEFEGMNLAQAKAIILDRLNNLKNSEKGYFFSYDHHQMIEDVLLGKSKSENLPGDIILNEKDGYFILENLKNKRKQEDFKLKIKMPGKARINEQITLVSKIINTPSNLIINNENKIFISEKFINKNLYIRSKRDGDRLHQSKDMAFSSRVKKIISNNKKKKENVLLLCTEKQILWIIGVRQSIDSYVQKKDKKVLELSLLKNSI
- a CDS encoding nicotinate phosphoribosyltransferase, with product MTNNEKIPINRSLIVGDTSEVYHHRTLNILRNEGLNPFVTYEIEAMSEGVVCGINQIIDLLENVLPEADRELWALQEGNEVSKGEVVIRIRSRFANFGLYETSMLGTLTSCSSWATAAHNCVVAASGIPVVSFASRSVHPSVAGQVDYSAYIGGCSAVSSIIGGKLTNTTPSGTMSHSLVLIMGETVRAALAFDRHMEKNVPRVVLIDTFKDEVEEAIQVGKALKESLRGIRIETPPERGGITPSLVEEISLKLKGENIDRAEIYVSGDLSPEDISKYVEEKSPVSGFAIDNYIARGSNIKFRADIKNIDGNDIARRGRKPGINVSSRLNRIF